GGCCGAACTCGAACCCCTGTTCGAACGCCGCCATGGGGGCATCGACCTGGTCTGGAGGGTGCAGGGCTCCCAGGACATGGTCAACCGCGCCCGGGAGGAGGGCCCGGAGCGACCGCGGGTGCTGATTCCCGCTAACAGGGATCTGCTCAGCCGGTTGGCCACCGAGCTGCAGGCCCAGGGCGGGGCGCCGGCGTTCCTGCAGGCCCCCATACCCGTGGCACGCACCCTGCTGGTGGCGGTGGCCTGGCCGGAGCGTGTCCAGCGGCTGTTCCCGGATGGGCGCTTCTCCTGGCCGCTGCTGCGGCGGGCCACGGCGGCGGGGCAGTGGGGGGCCCTGGGCGCTCCGGAGAGCTGGGGCAGTTTCGATCTGCGCAGCGCCGATCCGATGCGCTCCAACTCCGGCCAGCTGACCCTGGCGCTTTGGTGCCAGGACGCGAACAGTGGCGGATATGGCGCTGGTGGCGGCAGTGGCGGCTGTGCCGCCGCCCTGCGCCGGGCCGTCTACCGGCCGGCCCGATCCACCGACATCCTGCTGCAGGAGTTCATCAGCGGTGGCCCCAACGAAGGCGACCTGGCGCTGGTCTACGAGGCCTCCGCCCTGGCACGCCAGGGGGAGGCCGGCCGCCTGCGGCCCGGGGGGTACGTGCTGCTGTTCCCCGATCCCACCATCGAGACGGTGCTGGCGGCCGCCGTGCTGCGGGGGGAGGCGACCGGCCGGACGGAGGACGGGGAGCGCTTGGTCGCATTCCTGCTCTCCCCCGAGGGACAGGGGGTGCTCACCCGCCTGGGATTCCGCGGTGCCGATGGCGGTGGTGGCAGCCCGGCGGCCCGGGGCGTGAAGCGCTTGCCGCCGCCCTCGCCGGAGCAACGGGAGGAGCTGCTGCGCCTCTGGCAACAGGCCGGCTGAGCGATTCGGAGGGCCATCGACCAGCCCATCGATCACCTGAGGAAGTGCGCCACGCGACGGACGAAAACCAACGGTATTCCCATTTGGCAGTGAGGCAGAGACGGGGAGATTCGATCCTGTTTCTTCATCCCTGACCAGTCGGAATCGTGGCGGCACGCATGTCACCATGGCGCTGTGTGCTGCCATCAAGCACCCAAACCCCAGGGCGCCAGAACTCTCGCCAGAAGTCCTTGCTCAGCTGCGACGCCCTGTTCATCTCTGACCTGCATCTGGGCTCCAATCAGTGCGAGGCCGGCCATCTGGCGGCCTTCCTGGAGTGCATCCGCCCGAAAACCCTGTTCCTGGTCGGCGACATCATCGATCTGCAGGCGATCCGCTTCAACGCCAATGTCGATGCCTCCTTTCTCACTGAACGGATCGACACCCTGCTAAGCGGCAGCCGCGGAGCATCACCGGCCAGCGAGCTCCCGCAGGAGGCGCGGCTGCTGCGGGCCTCCCATCGCCGGGTGATCGAGAGGCTCGAGGCCCTGGGCCGGGCGGGGGTGGCGATCGTCTACGTCCCCGGCAACCATGACGCCTACCTGCGCCGTCACGCCGGCCTGGAGCGGCCCGGATTCGCCATCCGGCGCCAGGCCACGTACATCACCCCGGCGGGGCAGCGGCTGCTGGTGCGCCACGGCGACGAGTACGACCGGCTGATCCGCTTCCACGCCGGCGCCGCCGAGGGGCTGGCCCGCCTCCAGGAGCACTACAGCGCCGGCATCAACGGCCTGCTGTCCCCATTCACCCGGCCGGCCGCCGGAGCCCAGCCGGCCGGGTGGAATGCCGAGGCGATTTTGCAAAGCGCCGTGGACCTACTGGCCAGCCACCGGGAATGGCCCATTCCGGTGAGCCGGGGCCTCAACTCCTCCGGTGGCTTCTCCCTGGCCTTCGTGCTCGAGAGTGCCCTCAAGAGCCGCACCGGCCACGACCGGCTGATCAAGCGCGGGATCATCCGCCACCTGCAGCGGGAGCGGCACGGTCCGGAGCCCCTCGACGGGCTGATCAACGGCCACACCCACATCCCCGAAGCCACGCCCCTGGCCCTGCCGGACAGCGGCGGTGACGAGCGGATCCCTTGCCACATCACTTACTACAACACCGGCAGCTGGGCCCGCAGCCAGCGCCGGCTGGGGCGCACGGCGCTGGTGGTGGCCCACAGCGGCCGTATCGGCATGGTGCGCTTCGACCGGCGCCGGGGCATCGAACCCTTCCAGCCGCCGCGTTTCCCGTTCAACACCTATCCGATGCGCCCCTGCCCGGGCTGCGGCCTGGGGGTGGCGCACCTGGAGCCAACGTCACCCTGAAGCCACCGGGATTCCGAACGACACCCGGAAACTTCAGTGCATCAATCGGGTCGCTGGAATGGAGGCGCAGGGCCTGGGCATCCCCTTCAAGGTGCTCCATGGCAGCTCTTCCATGCGGGAGATCCGGACGATCTACAGGAGCTGCAGCCTCTATGTCGTGGCCCACTGCGAACCCATCGGACTGCCGATCTGTGAGGTGCAGGCCTGCGGTGGCATCATTCTGACGCCCTATGCCCGCTGGTGCCACGCCCATGACCTGGAGACACC
This genomic stretch from Cyanobium gracile PCC 6307 harbors:
- a CDS encoding UDP-2,3-diacylglucosamine diphosphatase, with product MLSCDALFISDLHLGSNQCEAGHLAAFLECIRPKTLFLVGDIIDLQAIRFNANVDASFLTERIDTLLSGSRGASPASELPQEARLLRASHRRVIERLEALGRAGVAIVYVPGNHDAYLRRHAGLERPGFAIRRQATYITPAGQRLLVRHGDEYDRLIRFHAGAAEGLARLQEHYSAGINGLLSPFTRPAAGAQPAGWNAEAILQSAVDLLASHREWPIPVSRGLNSSGGFSLAFVLESALKSRTGHDRLIKRGIIRHLQRERHGPEPLDGLINGHTHIPEATPLALPDSGGDERIPCHITYYNTGSWARSQRRLGRTALVVAHSGRIGMVRFDRRRGIEPFQPPRFPFNTYPMRPCPGCGLGVAHLEPTSP
- a CDS encoding substrate-binding domain-containing protein is translated as MAATLTRRRLLSLLIAGASLALATAPLPGLRRQLVVAVGSELASAMAELEPLFERRHGGIDLVWRVQGSQDMVNRAREEGPERPRVLIPANRDLLSRLATELQAQGGAPAFLQAPIPVARTLLVAVAWPERVQRLFPDGRFSWPLLRRATAAGQWGALGAPESWGSFDLRSADPMRSNSGQLTLALWCQDANSGGYGAGGGSGGCAAALRRAVYRPARSTDILLQEFISGGPNEGDLALVYEASALARQGEAGRLRPGGYVLLFPDPTIETVLAAAVLRGEATGRTEDGERLVAFLLSPEGQGVLTRLGFRGADGGGGSPAARGVKRLPPPSPEQREELLRLWQQAG